In a single window of the Metopolophium dirhodum isolate CAU chromosome 2, ASM1992520v1, whole genome shotgun sequence genome:
- the LOC132938831 gene encoding uncharacterized protein LOC132938831, with amino-acid sequence MPIPTEEQWMCIENQYNRLWNLPNCLGSIDGKHIRIQKLPNTGSTNFNYKSYHSIVLMACSDADGHFIMIETGFAGRNSDGGIFRGSRMGRWLERNGLNMPHPKPLPNDPNDICFPYYFVADEGFPLKKNLMRPYPQRTLTNKKRIFNYRLSRGRKTVECSFGMMSQKFQVLLSPIRCNNETTINNIIRSVCILHNFIRKREGRQYIPSVDFDENCPKDVQVPVEFLRDNDDQNELLRTRAASDMRDYLSSYFVKPYASLPWQWNKCV; translated from the coding sequence atGCCTATACCAACCGAAGAACAGTGGATGTGTATAGAAAATCAGTATAATAGATTATGGAATTTACCAAATTGCTTAGGTTCAATAGATGGGAAACACATAAGAATACAAAAACTCCCTAATACAGGATccactaattttaattataaatcataccaTTCAATCGTTTTAATGGCTTGCAGTGATGCAGATggacattttattatgatagaAACTGGTTTCGCTGGTAGAAATAGCGATGGAGGTATCTTTCGAGGATCAAGAATGGGTCGGTGGCTTGAAAGAAATGGTTTAAATATGCCACATCCTAAACCATTGCCTAATGACCCTAACGATATTTGTTttccttattattttgtagctgACGAAGGATTccctttgaaaaaaaatttaatgagaCCATACCCACAGAGaactttaacaaataaaaaacgaatatttaacTACAGACTCAGTAGAGGTAGAAAAACTGTTGAGTGTTCATTTGGTATGATGTCACAAAAATTTCAAGTACTATTATCACCAATACGATGTAATAACGAAActactattaacaatataataagatCAGTATGTATTCTCCACAATTTTATACGTAAAAGGGAAGGTCGACAGTATATACCTTCCGTTGATTTTGATGAAAACTGTCCAAAAGACGTTCAAGTACCAGTTGAATTTCTCAGAGACAACGACGATCAAAATGAGTTGCTGAGAACACGAGCGGCGAGTGATATGAGAGATTATTTGTCTTCATATTTTGTTAAGCCTTATGCATCGCTGCCATGGCAGTGGAATaagtgtgtataa
- the LOC132938832 gene encoding UDP-glucosyltransferase 2-like, giving the protein MVDNNQFKYFLDILEFIEQSPHGVVYFTFGSTVRMTSLPKHIQKAFIDALAQIPQRVLWKYEDEIENIPKNFMIKKWLPQREILLHPNVKLFISHGGLSGLYEAIDGGVPILSFPLFGDQPKNIDNIVITGMAISMDVLSITKDVFLNNVLELFNNKKYMENAKTASKIFKDRPISQANLVVYWTEYVIRHKGAPHLTSHAINLSWYQYYLLDRIALILVFIKAVLPLGRRDATRF; this is encoded by the exons atggTAGACAATAatcaattcaaatatttttta GATATATTAGAATTCATCGAACAATCACCACATGGTGTTGTTTATTTCACTTTTGGTTCAACTGTTAGAATGACTTCATTACCCAAACACATACAAAAAGCATTTATAGATGCACTTGCACAAATCCCTCAAAGAGTGTTATGGAAATACGaagatgaaattgaaaatataccaaaaaattttatgattaaaaagtGGCTACCTCAACGTGAAATTCTTT TGCACCCTAATGTGAAACTCTTTATCAGTCACGGAGGTTTATCTGGGTTATATGAAGCAATAGATGGCGGTGTCCCCATTCTTAGTTTTCCTTTATTTGGTGATCAGccaaaaaatattgacaatatagTCATTACAGGAATGGCTATTTCTATGGATGTTTTGTCCATAACAAAGGATGTGttcttaaataatgttttagaaCTGTTCAACAATAAAAA GTACATGGAAAATGCTAAAACTGCGTCGAAAATATTCAAAGATCGGCCTATATCACAAGCAAATCTAGTTGTGTACTGGACAGAGTATGTTATACGTCATAAAGGAGCTCCCCATTTGACATCTCACGCAATTAACCTATCGTGGTATCAATACTATCTTTTGGATCGCATTgctttaatattagtttttattaaggCCGTCCTCCCACTAGGGCGACGCGACGCGACgcgattttaa